In Blattabacterium cuenoti, the following proteins share a genomic window:
- a CDS encoding CTP synthase, translated as MEVKYIFVTGGVTSSLGKGIISASLGMLLKSRGYKVSIQKLDPYFNIDPGTLNPYEHGECFVTKDGAETDLDLGHYERFLNQSTTKENNVTSGMIYKTVIDNERKGNYLGKTVQVIPHITNEIKRRIKIIGDSKNYDIIIIEIGGTVGDIESLPYIESVRQLRLELGKFNGLVIHLTLLPYITVTGEIKTKPTQHSVRNLMENGIQADIIICRTEKHISKEIKNKIALFCNVKPEYVIESIDTKVIYDIPCLLHIQNFDKVILNHLNLSTVKSPNLKKWKNFIRKYKNPKYEIKIALVGKYIDLHDSYKSIIEALIHAATENKIYVNIKWICSMMIKEKNIRKYFEDVSGILVAPGFGNRGIEGKILAAKYARENKIPFFGICLGMQIAAIEFARNVLGLKNAGSYENNPNISHPVINLIKEQKNFSYKGGTMRLGNWRCTLVEGSKIFSIYGNKKEIVERHRHRYEFNNDYLKYFSEAGMKAVGINPDTGLVEAIELEGHIFFLGVQYHPEYKSRITNPHPLFTHFVKISKDNNFLEIQNSSYV; from the coding sequence ATGGAAGTAAAATACATTTTTGTTACAGGTGGAGTAACTTCATCTTTAGGAAAAGGGATTATATCTGCTTCTTTAGGAATGTTATTAAAATCTAGAGGATATAAAGTGTCAATACAGAAATTAGATCCTTATTTTAATATAGATCCTGGGACATTGAATCCTTATGAACATGGAGAATGTTTTGTAACTAAAGATGGTGCTGAAACAGATTTGGATCTTGGACATTACGAAAGGTTTTTAAATCAATCCACTACGAAAGAAAATAACGTTACATCAGGTATGATATATAAAACTGTTATAGATAATGAAAGAAAAGGAAATTATTTAGGAAAAACTGTGCAAGTTATTCCTCATATTACCAATGAAATTAAAAGAAGAATTAAAATAATTGGAGATAGTAAAAATTATGACATTATTATTATTGAAATAGGAGGTACTGTTGGGGATATTGAAAGCCTTCCATATATTGAATCTGTTCGTCAATTAAGATTAGAGTTAGGAAAATTTAATGGGTTGGTAATTCATTTAACTTTGCTTCCATATATTACAGTAACTGGAGAAATAAAAACAAAACCTACACAGCATTCTGTACGAAATTTAATGGAAAATGGGATACAAGCAGATATTATTATTTGTAGGACAGAGAAGCATATTTCCAAAGAAATTAAAAATAAAATAGCATTGTTTTGTAATGTAAAACCAGAATATGTTATAGAATCAATTGATACTAAAGTAATATATGATATTCCATGTTTATTACATATTCAAAATTTTGATAAAGTTATACTCAATCACTTAAACTTATCTACTGTTAAATCCCCAAACTTAAAAAAATGGAAAAATTTTATAAGAAAATATAAAAATCCAAAATATGAAATCAAAATAGCGTTAGTAGGAAAATATATAGACTTACATGATTCTTATAAATCAATTATAGAAGCATTGATTCATGCTGCAACTGAAAATAAAATATATGTTAATATAAAATGGATTTGTTCTATGATGATTAAAGAAAAAAATATAAGAAAATATTTTGAAGATGTTTCAGGTATTTTAGTTGCTCCAGGATTTGGAAATAGAGGAATAGAAGGAAAAATTCTCGCTGCAAAATATGCAAGAGAAAATAAAATTCCATTTTTTGGAATATGTTTAGGAATGCAAATAGCTGCTATAGAATTTGCTAGAAATGTTTTAGGATTAAAAAATGCAGGAAGTTATGAAAATAATCCAAATATATCTCATCCTGTTATAAATTTAATAAAAGAACAGAAAAATTTTTCCTATAAAGGAGGAACTATGCGTTTAGGAAATTGGAGATGTACTCTTGTAGAAGGATCTAAAATATTTTCTATTTATGGAAATAAAAAAGAGATTGTAGAAAGACATAGACATAGATATGAATTTAATAATGATTACTTAAAGTATTTTTCTGAAGCAGGCATGAAAGCTGTAGGAATTAATCCAGATACAGGACTAGTAGAAGCTATAGAATTAGAAGGACACATATTTTTTTTAGGGGTTCAATACCATCCTGAATATAAAAGTAGAATAACTAACCCACATCCTTTATTTACTCATTTTGTTAAAATATCTAAAGATAATAATTTTTTAGAAATTCAGAATTCTTCTTATGTATAA